One genomic region from Danio aesculapii chromosome 24, fDanAes4.1, whole genome shotgun sequence encodes:
- the prr35 gene encoding LOW QUALITY PROTEIN: proline-rich protein 35 (The sequence of the model RefSeq protein was modified relative to this genomic sequence to represent the inferred CDS: substituted 1 base at 1 genomic stop codon) → MSKDNCKQVGCKHKERKPKKPHYIPRPWGKPYNYKCFQCPFTCMEKSHLYNHMKYSLCKNSLSLLIESDWPYKKDQLRLQQAAVRSRSPAKAHSEQATTPDEPSHSSANLEEEETNKRDEKDEDIQEANAENLSEACSRRSKPSKQEAELVMADMFHXKSNFCERRSVEVESKLRHYRLSKTCLSGPAALLSEQWRILSNQTSNVKPKPDVAAPSLPCYPPVSTSQIECSDTPAFNLSLLGVGYPLAPGLLSYLNPTLSNANPSNTPLPFLASQLAHSQRHSERPLLPPHLYYPFLCEHTFGATPSSSASEASKLIKAPSVGLQPPSYPPKLSLWKVPALRPASSQSSPAAVWTSPTHSSPEPSLGALQERVRARDVKSGWQQEASSLKRTAMAGFDSHGAPVEKKPALEIGLESLKNTQKSASIAALMSSRMPMHNSASSSPLHLSEQLEARQRGMERESALLQDFGTLLQEYQLTEQRAASLPEQCHLWAHLGKIRTELSHIQQALERTARSNEGPLDLSVKKDQPLMVNAIPGETKAEDFSETEDDEDEDDDDDEDDGKDRRKCSLDALMKLNPLVKTEVLTGSAEALWHSRTTKCEADSSVLLCSKTPNRPPSIQHLDTLCPGSPLTTTDTLV, encoded by the exons ATGTCGAAGGATAACTGCAAGCAAGTGGGCTGCAAACACAAAGAGCGCAAACCCAAAAAGCCGCACTACATCCCGCGGCCATGGGGCAAACCCTACAACTACAAATGCTTCCAGTGCCCCTTCACCTGCATGGAGAAATCCCACCTGTACAACCACATGAAGTACAGCCTGTGCAAAAACTCCCTGTCGCTGCTAATCGAGTCCGACTGGCCCTATAAAAAAGACCAGCTCCGGCTCCAGCAGGCAGCCGTCCGCTCTCGAAGCCCAGCGAAAGCTCACTCTGAGCAGGCGACAACCCCAGACGAGCCCTCGCACTCATCAGCCAATCTGGAGGAGGAAGAAACTAATAAAAGAGACGAAAAAGATGAAGACATCCAAGAAGCAAATGCAGAAAACCTATCAGAAGCGTGTTCAAGACGATCGAAGCCATCAAAACAAGAAGCCGAATTGGTGATGGCGGACATGTTTCATTAGAAGAGCAACTTTTGCGAGCGGCGCTCAGTGGAGGTGGAGTCAAAGCTGAGACACTACAGGCTGTCAAAAACATGTCTGTCGGGCCCGGCCGCGCTGCTTTCAGAACAATGGCGCATACTTAGCAATCAAACATCCAATGTGAAGCCAAAACCAGACGTGGCGGCTCCATCGTTACCCTGCTATCCTCCAGTCTCAACGAGTCAAATCGAATGCTCAGATACGCCAGCATTCAATCTATCTTTACTCGGTGTGGGCTATCCTTTGGCTCCAGGACTTCTGTCATATTTAAATCCGACGCTGAGCAATGCAAACCCATCGAACACACCACTACCGTTCCTAGCATCACAGCTAGCGCACTCACAGAGACACTCAGAGCGGCCTCTGCTCCCTCCTCATCTGTATTATCCATTCCTGTGTGAACACACATTTGGAGCGACTCCTTCTTCATCAGCATCTGAAGCCAGTAAACTCATTAAAGCTCCGTCTGTGGGTCTTCAGCCGCCTTCATATCCTCCAAAACTGAGCCTGTGGAAGGTGCCGGCGCTGCGGCCGGCGTCCAGCCAGAGCTCCCCGGCTGCAGTCTGGACATCCCCCACACACTCGTCCCCAGAGCCGAGCCTCGGGGCACTGCAGGAGCGAGTACGGGCACGGGACGTAAAGAGCGGCTGGCAGCAGGAGGCGTCGAGTCTGAAGAGAACAGCAATGGCAGGGTTTGACTCCCATGGTGCACCGGTGGAGAAGAAACCAGCGCTGGAGATCGGCCTCGAGTCTCTGAAAAACACTCAGAAATCTGCATCCATCGCTGCCTTGATGTCCAGCAGGATGCCCATGCACAACAG CGCCAGCTCGTCCCCGCTGCATCTGTCTGAGCAGCTGgaggccagacagagaggaatgGAGAGAGAATCGGCGCTCCTGCAGGACTTCGGCACATTATTACAGGAGTACCAGCTCACCGAGCAGCGCGCCGCGTCCCTTCCGGAGCAGTGCCATCTGTGGGCACACCTGGGCAAGATCCGCACGGAGCTCTCGCATATTCAACAGGCACTAGAGCGGACGGCTCGATCCAACGAAGGACCTCTGGATCTGTCAGTCAAAAAGGATCAGCCGCTAATGGTCAATGCAATTCCTGGAGAAACTAAAGCTGAAGACTTCTCTGAaactgaagatgatgaagatgaagacgatgatgatgatgaagatgatggtaaAGACAGACGCAAGTGTTCTCTGGACGCGCTGATGAAGCTGAACCCGCTGGTGAAGACGGAGGTGTTGACAGGCAGCGCTGAAGCTCTGTGGCACAGCAGGACCACAAAGTGTGAAGCGGATTCAAGTGTCCTTCTGTGCTCCAAAACACCCAACAGACCCCCGTCCATCCAACATCTGGACACACTCTGTCCCGGCAGCCCCCTCACAACCACTGACACACTGGTGTAG